One genomic region from Cinclus cinclus chromosome 22, bCinCin1.1, whole genome shotgun sequence encodes:
- the RNFT1 gene encoding E3 ubiquitin-protein ligase RNFT1: MRRHKSEKTPGTNHAMQADRAPLHSIQGSGDDSSEPRLSGQSSCHPSSGDVRIQLSSSSGESRENATSRASRPGSQSRCRGHAHGEAGGPEDAAPDPEEQGGSSLSELRYLLQWLHKSLPYLLILCVKLLMQHLTGISLGIGLLTTYAYANKSIVNQVFLRERCSKLQCTWLLLYLSGSSLLLYYTFHSQSLYHSLIFLSPTVDFRNFWEVLWIVGVTDFILKFLFMGLKCFILLMPSFIMSFKSKGYWYMLLEELCQYYRMFVPIPVWFRHLMAHGELDTALGWTLGILLGLLYLILKLLSFFGQWRNFRQVLRIFFTRPHYGVPASKRQCSESDDICSICQAEFQKPILLICQHTFCEECISLWFNREKTCPLCRTVISDHVNKWKDGATSMHLQIF; this comes from the exons GAGACACAAATCAGAAAAAACTCCAGGAACAAACCACGCCATGCAAGCTGACCGTGCCCCCCTGCACAGCATCCAGGGCAGCGGCGATGACTCCTCCGAGCCCAGGCTGTCGGGACAGAGCTCCTGCCACCCCAGCAGCGGCGATGTGCGCATCCAGCTGAGCTCCAGCTCGGGGGAATCCAGGGAAAACGCGACCTCCCGGGCCTCCAGGCCGGGCTCCCAGAGCCGCTGCCGTGGGCACGCCCATGGGGAGGCCGGAGGGCCCGAGGATGCCGCTCCGGACCcggaggagcagggaggcagcTCGCTGTCGGAGCTGCGGTACCTCCTGCAGTGGCTGCACAAGAGCCTGCCCTACCTCCTGATCCTGTGTGTCAAACTCCTCATGCAGCACCTAACGG GCATTTCTCTTGGAATTGGGCTGCTAACAACTTATGCATATGCAAACAAAAGCATAGTAAATCAGGTTTTTCTCAGA GAACGGTGCTCCAAGTTGCAGTGCACTTGGTTACTACTCTACCTAAGTGGATCATCTCTCCTCCTGTATTACACCTTCCACTCTCAGTCCCTGTATCACAG CTTAATCTTCTTAAGCCCCACTGTGGATTTTAGGAACTTTTGGGAAGTGCTTTGGATTGTGGGAGTCACAGACTTTATTCTGAAATTCCTCTTCATGGGCTTGAAGTGCTTTATTCTCCTGATGCCTTCTTTTATCATGTCCTTTAAATCCAAG GGCTACTGGTACATGCTGTTAGAAGAACTCTGCCAGTATTACCGTATGTTTGTCCCCATACCAGTTTGGTTCCGTCACCTCATGGCCCATGGggagctggacactgcactggGATGGACCCTTGGCATTCTGCTGGGCCTTCTCTACCTCATCCTCAAG cTTTTGAGCTTTTTTGGACAATGGAGAAACTTCAGGCAGGTCTTACGGATATTTTTTACACGCCCA CACTATGGGGTGCCAGCCAGCAAGAGACAGTGCTCTGAATCTGATGATATTTGTTCCATTTGCCAAGCTGAATTTCAGAAGCCTATTCTGCTGATCTGTCAG CACACATTTTGTGAAGAATGCATCTCTTTATGGTTTAATAGAGAAAAAACCTGTCCACTCTGCAGAACTGTTATTTCAGACCATGTTAACAAGTGGAAGGATGGAGCCACATCTATGCATCTCCAGATTTTCTAA
- the RPS6KB1 gene encoding ribosomal protein S6 kinase beta-1 isoform X4, which translates to MAGVFDIDLDQPEDAGSDEELEEGGQLSESMDHGGVGQYDLGMEHCEKFEISETSVNRGPEKIRPECFELLRVLGKGGYGKVFQVRKVTGANTGKIFAMKVLKKAMIVRNAKDTAHTKAERNILEEVKHPFIVDLIYAFQTGGKLYLILEYLSGGELFMQLEREGIFMEDTACFYLAEISMALGHLHQKGIIYRDLKPENIMLNHQGHVKLTDFGLCKESIHDGTVTHTFCGTIEYMAPEILMRSGHNRAVDWWSLGALMYDMLTGAPPFTGENRKKTIDKILKCKLNLPPYLTQEARDLLKKLLKRNAASRLGAGPGDAGEVQAHAFFRHINWDELLARKVEPPFKPLLGFTYVAPSVLESVKEKFSFEPKIRSPRRFIGSPRTPVSPVKFSPGEFWARGASASASNPQPPVEYPMETSGIEQMDVTVCGEASAPLPIRQPNSGPYKKQAFPMISKRPEHLRMNL; encoded by the exons ATGGCGGGAGTGTTCGATATCGACCTGGACCAGCCCGAGGACGCGGGCTCAGacgaggagctggaggagggg GGTCAATTAAGTGAGAGCATGGACCATGGAGGAGTTGGGCAATATGACCT tgGGATGGAACATTGTGAAAAATTTGAGATTTCAGAGACCAGTGTGAACAGAGGTCCTGAGAAGATCCGCCCGGAGTGCTTTGAGTTGCTGCGTGTGCTGGGCAAAGGCGGCTATGGCAAG GTGTTTCAAGTACGAAAAGTAACCGGAGCAAACACCGGGAAAATATTTGCCATGAAAGTTCTTAAAAAG GCAATGATTGTAAGGAATGCCAAGGATACAGCTCACACGAAAGCAGAGAGGAATATACTGGAGGAAGTGAAACATCCCTTCATTGTAGACTTAATTTATGCCTTTCAGACTGGTGGAAAACTCTACCTCATCCTTGAGTATCTCAGTG GAGGAGAACTATTTATGCAGTTAGAGAGAGAAGGGATATTTATGGAAGACACAGCTTG CTTCTACTTGGCAGAAATCTCAATGGCACTGGGGCACTTGCATCAAAAAGGAATCATCTACCGGGATCTGAAGCCAGAAAATATCATGCTTAATCATCAAG GTCATGTAAAACTGACTGACTTCGGGTTATGTAAAGAATCCATTCATGATGGAACAGTCACACACACATTCTGTGGAACAATTGAATACAT GGCCCCTGAAATCTTGATGAGGAGTGGGCATAACCGTGCTGTGGACTGGTGGAGTTTGGGGGCATTAATGTATGACATGCTGACTGGAGCA CCTCCTTTCACTGgggagaacagaaagaaaacaattgaCAAGATTCTCAAGTGTAAACTCAACTTGCCTCCCTACCTCACACAAGAAGCCAGAGATCTGCTTAAAAAG CTGCTAAAAAGAAATGCTGCCTCACGTCTGGGAGCTGGTCCTGGAGATGCTGGAGAAGTTCAG gctcaCGCCTTCTTCAGACACATCAACTGGGATGAGCTGCTGGCACGCAAGGTGGAACCTCCTTTTAAACCCTTATTG GGTTTCACGTATGTGGCTCCATCTGTACTTGAAAGCgtaaaagagaaattttcttttgaacCAAAAATTCGATCACCTCGCAGATTCATAGGTAGCCCTAGGACACCAGTCAG CCCTGTCAAGTTTTCCCCTGGGGAATTCTGGGCAAGAGGTGCTTCTGCCAGCGCATCCAACCCCCAGCCACCTGTGGAATACCCGATGGAGACCAGTGGAATAGAACAAATGGATGTGACAGTCTGTGGAGAGGCTTCAGCACCACTTCCAATCCGGCAACCAAACTCTGGGCCCTACAAAAAACAGGCTTTTCCCATGATTTCCAAACGACCGGAGCACTTGCGCATGAATCTATGA
- the RPS6KB1 gene encoding ribosomal protein S6 kinase beta-1 isoform X2: protein MAGVFDIDLDQPEDAGSDEELEEGGQLSESMDHGGVGQYDLGMEHCEKFEISETSVNRGPEKIRPECFELLRVLGKGGYGKAMIVRNAKDTAHTKAERNILEEVKHPFIVDLIYAFQTGGKLYLILEYLSGGELFMQLEREGIFMEDTACFYLAEISMALGHLHQKGIIYRDLKPENIMLNHQGHVKLTDFGLCKESIHDGTVTHTFCGTIEYMAPEILMRSGHNRAVDWWSLGALMYDMLTGAPPFTGENRKKTIDKILKCKLNLPPYLTQEARDLLKKLLKRNAASRLGAGPGDAGEVQAHAFFRHINWDELLARKVEPPFKPLLQSEEDVSQFDSKFTRQTPVDSPDDSTLSESANQVFLGFTYVAPSVLESVKEKFSFEPKIRSPRRFIGSPRTPVSPVKFSPGEFWARGASASASNPQPPVEYPMETSGIEQMDVTVCGEASAPLPIRQPNSGPYKKQAFPMISKRPEHLRMNL from the exons ATGGCGGGAGTGTTCGATATCGACCTGGACCAGCCCGAGGACGCGGGCTCAGacgaggagctggaggagggg GGTCAATTAAGTGAGAGCATGGACCATGGAGGAGTTGGGCAATATGACCT tgGGATGGAACATTGTGAAAAATTTGAGATTTCAGAGACCAGTGTGAACAGAGGTCCTGAGAAGATCCGCCCGGAGTGCTTTGAGTTGCTGCGTGTGCTGGGCAAAGGCGGCTATGGCAAG GCAATGATTGTAAGGAATGCCAAGGATACAGCTCACACGAAAGCAGAGAGGAATATACTGGAGGAAGTGAAACATCCCTTCATTGTAGACTTAATTTATGCCTTTCAGACTGGTGGAAAACTCTACCTCATCCTTGAGTATCTCAGTG GAGGAGAACTATTTATGCAGTTAGAGAGAGAAGGGATATTTATGGAAGACACAGCTTG CTTCTACTTGGCAGAAATCTCAATGGCACTGGGGCACTTGCATCAAAAAGGAATCATCTACCGGGATCTGAAGCCAGAAAATATCATGCTTAATCATCAAG GTCATGTAAAACTGACTGACTTCGGGTTATGTAAAGAATCCATTCATGATGGAACAGTCACACACACATTCTGTGGAACAATTGAATACAT GGCCCCTGAAATCTTGATGAGGAGTGGGCATAACCGTGCTGTGGACTGGTGGAGTTTGGGGGCATTAATGTATGACATGCTGACTGGAGCA CCTCCTTTCACTGgggagaacagaaagaaaacaattgaCAAGATTCTCAAGTGTAAACTCAACTTGCCTCCCTACCTCACACAAGAAGCCAGAGATCTGCTTAAAAAG CTGCTAAAAAGAAATGCTGCCTCACGTCTGGGAGCTGGTCCTGGAGATGCTGGAGAAGTTCAG gctcaCGCCTTCTTCAGACACATCAACTGGGATGAGCTGCTGGCACGCAAGGTGGAACCTCCTTTTAAACCCTTATTG caATCTGAAGAGGATGTGAGCCAGTTTGATTCAAAGTTTACACGTCAGACACCTGTTGATAGCCCAGATGACTCAACTCTCAGTGAAAGTGCCAACCAGGTCTTTCTG GGTTTCACGTATGTGGCTCCATCTGTACTTGAAAGCgtaaaagagaaattttcttttgaacCAAAAATTCGATCACCTCGCAGATTCATAGGTAGCCCTAGGACACCAGTCAG CCCTGTCAAGTTTTCCCCTGGGGAATTCTGGGCAAGAGGTGCTTCTGCCAGCGCATCCAACCCCCAGCCACCTGTGGAATACCCGATGGAGACCAGTGGAATAGAACAAATGGATGTGACAGTCTGTGGAGAGGCTTCAGCACCACTTCCAATCCGGCAACCAAACTCTGGGCCCTACAAAAAACAGGCTTTTCCCATGATTTCCAAACGACCGGAGCACTTGCGCATGAATCTATGA
- the RPS6KB1 gene encoding ribosomal protein S6 kinase beta-1 isoform X3, translated as MDHGGVGQYDLGMEHCEKFEISETSVNRGPEKIRPECFELLRVLGKGGYGKVFQVRKVTGANTGKIFAMKVLKKAMIVRNAKDTAHTKAERNILEEVKHPFIVDLIYAFQTGGKLYLILEYLSGGELFMQLEREGIFMEDTACFYLAEISMALGHLHQKGIIYRDLKPENIMLNHQGHVKLTDFGLCKESIHDGTVTHTFCGTIEYMAPEILMRSGHNRAVDWWSLGALMYDMLTGAPPFTGENRKKTIDKILKCKLNLPPYLTQEARDLLKKLLKRNAASRLGAGPGDAGEVQAHAFFRHINWDELLARKVEPPFKPLLQSEEDVSQFDSKFTRQTPVDSPDDSTLSESANQVFLGFTYVAPSVLESVKEKFSFEPKIRSPRRFIGSPRTPVSPVKFSPGEFWARGASASASNPQPPVEYPMETSGIEQMDVTVCGEASAPLPIRQPNSGPYKKQAFPMISKRPEHLRMNL; from the exons ATGGACCATGGAGGAGTTGGGCAATATGACCT tgGGATGGAACATTGTGAAAAATTTGAGATTTCAGAGACCAGTGTGAACAGAGGTCCTGAGAAGATCCGCCCGGAGTGCTTTGAGTTGCTGCGTGTGCTGGGCAAAGGCGGCTATGGCAAG GTGTTTCAAGTACGAAAAGTAACCGGAGCAAACACCGGGAAAATATTTGCCATGAAAGTTCTTAAAAAG GCAATGATTGTAAGGAATGCCAAGGATACAGCTCACACGAAAGCAGAGAGGAATATACTGGAGGAAGTGAAACATCCCTTCATTGTAGACTTAATTTATGCCTTTCAGACTGGTGGAAAACTCTACCTCATCCTTGAGTATCTCAGTG GAGGAGAACTATTTATGCAGTTAGAGAGAGAAGGGATATTTATGGAAGACACAGCTTG CTTCTACTTGGCAGAAATCTCAATGGCACTGGGGCACTTGCATCAAAAAGGAATCATCTACCGGGATCTGAAGCCAGAAAATATCATGCTTAATCATCAAG GTCATGTAAAACTGACTGACTTCGGGTTATGTAAAGAATCCATTCATGATGGAACAGTCACACACACATTCTGTGGAACAATTGAATACAT GGCCCCTGAAATCTTGATGAGGAGTGGGCATAACCGTGCTGTGGACTGGTGGAGTTTGGGGGCATTAATGTATGACATGCTGACTGGAGCA CCTCCTTTCACTGgggagaacagaaagaaaacaattgaCAAGATTCTCAAGTGTAAACTCAACTTGCCTCCCTACCTCACACAAGAAGCCAGAGATCTGCTTAAAAAG CTGCTAAAAAGAAATGCTGCCTCACGTCTGGGAGCTGGTCCTGGAGATGCTGGAGAAGTTCAG gctcaCGCCTTCTTCAGACACATCAACTGGGATGAGCTGCTGGCACGCAAGGTGGAACCTCCTTTTAAACCCTTATTG caATCTGAAGAGGATGTGAGCCAGTTTGATTCAAAGTTTACACGTCAGACACCTGTTGATAGCCCAGATGACTCAACTCTCAGTGAAAGTGCCAACCAGGTCTTTCTG GGTTTCACGTATGTGGCTCCATCTGTACTTGAAAGCgtaaaagagaaattttcttttgaacCAAAAATTCGATCACCTCGCAGATTCATAGGTAGCCCTAGGACACCAGTCAG CCCTGTCAAGTTTTCCCCTGGGGAATTCTGGGCAAGAGGTGCTTCTGCCAGCGCATCCAACCCCCAGCCACCTGTGGAATACCCGATGGAGACCAGTGGAATAGAACAAATGGATGTGACAGTCTGTGGAGAGGCTTCAGCACCACTTCCAATCCGGCAACCAAACTCTGGGCCCTACAAAAAACAGGCTTTTCCCATGATTTCCAAACGACCGGAGCACTTGCGCATGAATCTATGA
- the RPS6KB1 gene encoding ribosomal protein S6 kinase beta-1 isoform X1: MAGVFDIDLDQPEDAGSDEELEEGGQLSESMDHGGVGQYDLGMEHCEKFEISETSVNRGPEKIRPECFELLRVLGKGGYGKVFQVRKVTGANTGKIFAMKVLKKAMIVRNAKDTAHTKAERNILEEVKHPFIVDLIYAFQTGGKLYLILEYLSGGELFMQLEREGIFMEDTACFYLAEISMALGHLHQKGIIYRDLKPENIMLNHQGHVKLTDFGLCKESIHDGTVTHTFCGTIEYMAPEILMRSGHNRAVDWWSLGALMYDMLTGAPPFTGENRKKTIDKILKCKLNLPPYLTQEARDLLKKLLKRNAASRLGAGPGDAGEVQAHAFFRHINWDELLARKVEPPFKPLLQSEEDVSQFDSKFTRQTPVDSPDDSTLSESANQVFLGFTYVAPSVLESVKEKFSFEPKIRSPRRFIGSPRTPVSPVKFSPGEFWARGASASASNPQPPVEYPMETSGIEQMDVTVCGEASAPLPIRQPNSGPYKKQAFPMISKRPEHLRMNL, translated from the exons ATGGCGGGAGTGTTCGATATCGACCTGGACCAGCCCGAGGACGCGGGCTCAGacgaggagctggaggagggg GGTCAATTAAGTGAGAGCATGGACCATGGAGGAGTTGGGCAATATGACCT tgGGATGGAACATTGTGAAAAATTTGAGATTTCAGAGACCAGTGTGAACAGAGGTCCTGAGAAGATCCGCCCGGAGTGCTTTGAGTTGCTGCGTGTGCTGGGCAAAGGCGGCTATGGCAAG GTGTTTCAAGTACGAAAAGTAACCGGAGCAAACACCGGGAAAATATTTGCCATGAAAGTTCTTAAAAAG GCAATGATTGTAAGGAATGCCAAGGATACAGCTCACACGAAAGCAGAGAGGAATATACTGGAGGAAGTGAAACATCCCTTCATTGTAGACTTAATTTATGCCTTTCAGACTGGTGGAAAACTCTACCTCATCCTTGAGTATCTCAGTG GAGGAGAACTATTTATGCAGTTAGAGAGAGAAGGGATATTTATGGAAGACACAGCTTG CTTCTACTTGGCAGAAATCTCAATGGCACTGGGGCACTTGCATCAAAAAGGAATCATCTACCGGGATCTGAAGCCAGAAAATATCATGCTTAATCATCAAG GTCATGTAAAACTGACTGACTTCGGGTTATGTAAAGAATCCATTCATGATGGAACAGTCACACACACATTCTGTGGAACAATTGAATACAT GGCCCCTGAAATCTTGATGAGGAGTGGGCATAACCGTGCTGTGGACTGGTGGAGTTTGGGGGCATTAATGTATGACATGCTGACTGGAGCA CCTCCTTTCACTGgggagaacagaaagaaaacaattgaCAAGATTCTCAAGTGTAAACTCAACTTGCCTCCCTACCTCACACAAGAAGCCAGAGATCTGCTTAAAAAG CTGCTAAAAAGAAATGCTGCCTCACGTCTGGGAGCTGGTCCTGGAGATGCTGGAGAAGTTCAG gctcaCGCCTTCTTCAGACACATCAACTGGGATGAGCTGCTGGCACGCAAGGTGGAACCTCCTTTTAAACCCTTATTG caATCTGAAGAGGATGTGAGCCAGTTTGATTCAAAGTTTACACGTCAGACACCTGTTGATAGCCCAGATGACTCAACTCTCAGTGAAAGTGCCAACCAGGTCTTTCTG GGTTTCACGTATGTGGCTCCATCTGTACTTGAAAGCgtaaaagagaaattttcttttgaacCAAAAATTCGATCACCTCGCAGATTCATAGGTAGCCCTAGGACACCAGTCAG CCCTGTCAAGTTTTCCCCTGGGGAATTCTGGGCAAGAGGTGCTTCTGCCAGCGCATCCAACCCCCAGCCACCTGTGGAATACCCGATGGAGACCAGTGGAATAGAACAAATGGATGTGACAGTCTGTGGAGAGGCTTCAGCACCACTTCCAATCCGGCAACCAAACTCTGGGCCCTACAAAAAACAGGCTTTTCCCATGATTTCCAAACGACCGGAGCACTTGCGCATGAATCTATGA
- the RPS6KB1 gene encoding ribosomal protein S6 kinase beta-1 isoform X5 translates to MAGVFDIDLDQPEDAGSDEELEEGAMIVRNAKDTAHTKAERNILEEVKHPFIVDLIYAFQTGGKLYLILEYLSGGELFMQLEREGIFMEDTACFYLAEISMALGHLHQKGIIYRDLKPENIMLNHQGHVKLTDFGLCKESIHDGTVTHTFCGTIEYMAPEILMRSGHNRAVDWWSLGALMYDMLTGAPPFTGENRKKTIDKILKCKLNLPPYLTQEARDLLKKLLKRNAASRLGAGPGDAGEVQAHAFFRHINWDELLARKVEPPFKPLLQSEEDVSQFDSKFTRQTPVDSPDDSTLSESANQVFLGFTYVAPSVLESVKEKFSFEPKIRSPRRFIGSPRTPVSPVKFSPGEFWARGASASASNPQPPVEYPMETSGIEQMDVTVCGEASAPLPIRQPNSGPYKKQAFPMISKRPEHLRMNL, encoded by the exons ATGGCGGGAGTGTTCGATATCGACCTGGACCAGCCCGAGGACGCGGGCTCAGacgaggagctggaggagggg GCAATGATTGTAAGGAATGCCAAGGATACAGCTCACACGAAAGCAGAGAGGAATATACTGGAGGAAGTGAAACATCCCTTCATTGTAGACTTAATTTATGCCTTTCAGACTGGTGGAAAACTCTACCTCATCCTTGAGTATCTCAGTG GAGGAGAACTATTTATGCAGTTAGAGAGAGAAGGGATATTTATGGAAGACACAGCTTG CTTCTACTTGGCAGAAATCTCAATGGCACTGGGGCACTTGCATCAAAAAGGAATCATCTACCGGGATCTGAAGCCAGAAAATATCATGCTTAATCATCAAG GTCATGTAAAACTGACTGACTTCGGGTTATGTAAAGAATCCATTCATGATGGAACAGTCACACACACATTCTGTGGAACAATTGAATACAT GGCCCCTGAAATCTTGATGAGGAGTGGGCATAACCGTGCTGTGGACTGGTGGAGTTTGGGGGCATTAATGTATGACATGCTGACTGGAGCA CCTCCTTTCACTGgggagaacagaaagaaaacaattgaCAAGATTCTCAAGTGTAAACTCAACTTGCCTCCCTACCTCACACAAGAAGCCAGAGATCTGCTTAAAAAG CTGCTAAAAAGAAATGCTGCCTCACGTCTGGGAGCTGGTCCTGGAGATGCTGGAGAAGTTCAG gctcaCGCCTTCTTCAGACACATCAACTGGGATGAGCTGCTGGCACGCAAGGTGGAACCTCCTTTTAAACCCTTATTG caATCTGAAGAGGATGTGAGCCAGTTTGATTCAAAGTTTACACGTCAGACACCTGTTGATAGCCCAGATGACTCAACTCTCAGTGAAAGTGCCAACCAGGTCTTTCTG GGTTTCACGTATGTGGCTCCATCTGTACTTGAAAGCgtaaaagagaaattttcttttgaacCAAAAATTCGATCACCTCGCAGATTCATAGGTAGCCCTAGGACACCAGTCAG CCCTGTCAAGTTTTCCCCTGGGGAATTCTGGGCAAGAGGTGCTTCTGCCAGCGCATCCAACCCCCAGCCACCTGTGGAATACCCGATGGAGACCAGTGGAATAGAACAAATGGATGTGACAGTCTGTGGAGAGGCTTCAGCACCACTTCCAATCCGGCAACCAAACTCTGGGCCCTACAAAAAACAGGCTTTTCCCATGATTTCCAAACGACCGGAGCACTTGCGCATGAATCTATGA